From Pongo pygmaeus isolate AG05252 chromosome 22, NHGRI_mPonPyg2-v2.0_pri, whole genome shotgun sequence, one genomic window encodes:
- the CRYAA gene encoding alpha-crystallin A chain isoform X1 — MDVTIQHPWFKRTLGPFYPSRLFDQFFGEGLFEYDLLPFLSSTISPYYRQSLFRTVLDSGISEVRSDRDKFVIFLDVKHFSPEDLTVKVQDDFVEIHGKHNERQDDHGYISREFHRRYRLPSNVDQSALSCSLSADGMLTFCGPKIQTGLDATHGERAIPVSREEKPTSAPSS; from the exons ATGGACGTGACCATCCAGCACCCCTGGTTCAAGCGCACTCTGGGGCCCTTCTACCCCAGCCGGCTGTTCGACCAGTTTTTCGGCGAGGGCCTTTTTGAGTATGACCTGCTGCCCTTCCTGTCTTCCACCATCAGCCCCTACTACCGCCAGTCCCTCTTCCGCACCGTGCTGGACTCCGGCATCTCTGAG GTTCGATCCGACCGGGACAAGTTCGTCATCTTCCTCGATGTGAAGCACTTCTCCCCGGAGGACCTCACCGTGAAGGTGCAGGACGACTTTGTGGAGATCCACGGAAAGCACAACGAGCGCCAG GATGACCACGGCTACATCTCCCGTGAGTTCCACCGCCGCTACCGCCTGCCGTCCAACGTGGACCAGTCGGCCCTCTCTTGCTCCCTGTCCGCCGATGGCATGCTGACCTTCTGTGGCCCCAAGATCCAGACTGGCCTGGATGCCACCCACGGCGAGCGAGCCATCCCCGTGTCGCGGGAGGAGAAGCCCACCTCGGCTCCCTCGTCCTAA
- the CRYAA gene encoding alpha-crystallin A chain isoform X2, which translates to MPVCPGDSHRPPKALPHLVCGRRGWQVRSDRDKFVIFLDVKHFSPEDLTVKVQDDFVEIHGKHNERQDDHGYISREFHRRYRLPSNVDQSALSCSLSADGMLTFCGPKIQTGLDATHGERAIPVSREEKPTSAPSS; encoded by the exons ATGCCTGTCTGTCCAGGAGACAGTCACAGGCCCCCAAAAGCTCTGCCCCACTTGGTGTGTGGGAGAAGAGGCTGGCAG GTTCGATCCGACCGGGACAAGTTCGTCATCTTCCTCGATGTGAAGCACTTCTCCCCGGAGGACCTCACCGTGAAGGTGCAGGACGACTTTGTGGAGATCCACGGAAAGCACAACGAGCGCCAG GATGACCACGGCTACATCTCCCGTGAGTTCCACCGCCGCTACCGCCTGCCGTCCAACGTGGACCAGTCGGCCCTCTCTTGCTCCCTGTCCGCCGATGGCATGCTGACCTTCTGTGGCCCCAAGATCCAGACTGGCCTGGATGCCACCCACGGCGAGCGAGCCATCCCCGTGTCGCGGGAGGAGAAGCCCACCTCGGCTCCCTCGTCCTAA